In the genome of Anomalospiza imberbis isolate Cuckoo-Finch-1a 21T00152 chromosome 29, ASM3175350v1, whole genome shotgun sequence, one region contains:
- the LOC137463503 gene encoding Fc receptor-like protein 4, with product MSMANATITLSPLSHQLCAGDPVTLCCSVQLGSAPVTFTWLHNGKESPLLQLGAVNVGHSGTYQCVATNQLDGHQALSPELVLAVTSQGHRDTVVAGLGWALFFLVLLVGVIVAWHQWHRVDTRKNQERPSLDPLAPPEEWEVLYTHVVSTKQAQRASCITIP from the exons A TGTCCATGGCCAATGCCACCATCACCCTCAGTCCCCTGTCACACCAATTGTGTGCAGGTGACCCTGTGACCCTGTGCTGCTCGGTGCAGCTTGGCTCAGCCCCTGTCACCTTCACCTGGCTGCACAATGGGAAGGAGAGTCCCCTCCTTCAGCTTGGGGCCGTCAATGTGGGACATTCAGGCACCTACCAGTGCGTGGCCACCAACCAGCTGGATGGGCACCAGGCACTCAGCCCAGAGCTAGtcctggctgtgacatcacagggacacagggacacag TGGTCGCAGGGCTTGGTTGGGCCCTTTTCTTCCTGGTCCTGCTCGTGGGTGTCATTGTGGCCTGGCACCAGTGGCACCGTGTGG ACACCAGGAAGAACCAGGAAAG GCCCTCCCTGGACCCCCTGGCCCCTCCAGAGGAGTGGGAGGTGCTGTACACCCACGTTGTGAGCACCAAACAGGCACAGC GGGCCTCTTGCATCACCATTCCCTAA